One segment of Pseudobythopirellula maris DNA contains the following:
- a CDS encoding PEP-CTERM sorting domain-containing protein (PEP-CTERM proteins occur, often in large numbers, in the proteomes of bacteria that also encode an exosortase, a predicted intramembrane cysteine proteinase. The presence of a PEP-CTERM domain at a protein's C-terminus predicts cleavage within the sorting domain, followed by covalent anchoring to some some component of the (usually Gram-negative) cell surface. Many PEP-CTERM proteins exhibit an unusual sequence composition that includes large numbers of potential glycosylation sites. Expression of one such protein has been shown restore the ability of a bacterium to form floc, a type of biofilm.) gives MFEGIERSICRNRDTTLRNRVLAFLLLISVSSTAFAAPFLMGLGELIEGDSDPRGISANGAVAVGRISAGSLGSGFRWDYRTGLSGIAEAQSGDYLSVGYATTRDGGTIVGIGRIDGEIHAARWTSAKGVESLLSLSAATPEYHLRRAEAVSADGRVVAGSAGHGDGSFAYRWTIENGPEYLEYESGSYRQSGPTAISADGAVVVGYVDAGVGGLAFRWNEADGMVTLGDLPGGKNSSIAYDVSADGTVVVGESTTDFGREAFIWTAESGMQPLGIPIVDSYFSIKISGDGSRIVVWSAVDSLGYWEEGLGAVDLIDHLTNTYGLDFSGWDSLRVHDISDDGNTILGSGRFEEGGNQAWIAHIAPETAPGDFDGDGQVSLADYDKWVADFGQPSLPSYGADGSGDGVVDAADFTVWRDHYEPPGAPPVPEPTTIALLLFSVCSIRRRRGVRFAMRSVCTQA, from the coding sequence ATGTTTGAGGGTATTGAAAGATCCATCTGTAGAAACCGAGACACGACCCTTCGGAACCGCGTGCTTGCTTTCTTGTTACTTATTTCCGTCTCGAGCACTGCTTTCGCCGCGCCTTTTCTTATGGGTCTTGGTGAGCTCATTGAGGGAGACAGCGATCCACGGGGCATCTCGGCGAACGGTGCGGTTGCGGTAGGACGAATCAGTGCGGGCAGTCTCGGCAGCGGTTTTCGCTGGGATTACCGCACGGGCTTGTCCGGCATCGCCGAGGCACAATCCGGCGACTATCTTTCCGTTGGTTACGCGACGACGCGCGACGGGGGAACGATTGTAGGGATCGGCCGTATCGACGGTGAGATTCACGCGGCGCGGTGGACATCTGCGAAAGGGGTCGAGTCTCTCCTGTCACTCTCGGCTGCAACTCCCGAATACCATCTGCGAAGAGCCGAAGCCGTATCCGCAGATGGACGAGTTGTTGCCGGTTCAGCAGGACATGGAGACGGATCGTTCGCGTACCGTTGGACCATCGAAAATGGACCTGAATACCTCGAATACGAATCTGGGTCGTATCGGCAAAGCGGCCCCACGGCAATCTCAGCCGACGGTGCTGTGGTCGTAGGATATGTTGATGCAGGGGTGGGTGGCCTTGCTTTTCGTTGGAACGAAGCAGACGGCATGGTCACGCTCGGTGACTTGCCCGGGGGTAAAAACTCCAGCATCGCGTACGACGTTTCGGCCGATGGCACGGTCGTGGTCGGTGAGTCGACGACGGACTTCGGCAGAGAGGCCTTCATCTGGACCGCAGAGAGCGGGATGCAACCTCTGGGGATCCCAATTGTCGACTCCTACTTTTCGATCAAGATCAGCGGCGACGGCTCGCGAATTGTTGTCTGGTCCGCCGTGGACTCACTCGGCTACTGGGAGGAAGGGTTGGGAGCGGTCGATCTCATTGACCATCTCACAAACACGTACGGCCTGGACTTCAGCGGGTGGGATAGCCTGAGGGTTCATGACATCTCTGACGACGGCAACACGATCCTCGGCAGCGGCCGATTTGAAGAAGGCGGTAACCAGGCGTGGATCGCCCACATCGCCCCGGAGACGGCGCCGGGCGACTTCGACGGCGACGGCCAGGTATCGCTCGCCGATTACGACAAGTGGGTCGCTGACTTTGGCCAGCCCTCGCTCCCCAGCTACGGCGCCGACGGCAGCGGCGACGGCGTCGTTGATGCGGCCGACTTCACCGTGTGGCGCGACCACTACGAGCCGCCTGGCGCGCCGCCCGTCCCCGAGCCAACGACTATTGCACTGCTGCTATTCTCGGTGTGTTCAATTCGACGTCGACGCGGAGTCCGGTTCGCAATGCGAAGCGTCTGCACGCAGGCCTAG
- a CDS encoding deoxyribonuclease IV, with amino-acid sequence MAILGAHMSIAGGYYKAVEAAHRAGCDCVQLFTKNNNQWKGKELSDDDAERFKAALKERGIAHPISHDSYLINLGSPNDELWKKSIDALVIELQRAEKLGIPYVVAHPGAFTTSSEEAGLKRIAKGLDEVHKQTKKIDAQVLLETTAGQGSNLGWKFEHLGEIIDKTKDPDRLGVCFDTCHVFAGGYAMDTPKAYKATMKQLDAAVGLDKVRAFHLNDSLKPLGSRVDRHAAIGRGEMGLEPFRNLLNDRRFKKTPMYMETPKGEEDGEDLDVINLRTLRGLIK; translated from the coding sequence ATGGCAATCCTTGGCGCACACATGTCGATCGCGGGCGGCTACTACAAGGCCGTCGAGGCCGCGCACCGTGCGGGCTGCGACTGCGTGCAGTTGTTCACCAAGAACAACAACCAGTGGAAGGGCAAGGAGCTCTCGGACGACGACGCCGAGCGGTTCAAGGCCGCGCTCAAGGAGCGGGGGATCGCGCACCCGATCTCGCACGACTCGTACCTGATCAACTTGGGCAGCCCCAACGACGAGCTCTGGAAGAAGTCGATCGACGCGCTGGTCATCGAGCTCCAGCGGGCCGAGAAGCTCGGCATCCCGTACGTCGTCGCCCACCCGGGCGCCTTCACCACGAGCAGCGAAGAGGCGGGGCTCAAGCGGATCGCCAAGGGGCTCGACGAGGTCCACAAACAGACCAAGAAGATCGACGCCCAGGTGTTGCTCGAGACCACCGCCGGCCAGGGGAGCAACCTCGGCTGGAAGTTCGAGCACCTGGGCGAGATCATCGACAAAACGAAGGACCCCGACCGCCTCGGCGTTTGCTTTGATACCTGCCACGTGTTCGCCGGCGGCTACGCGATGGACACGCCCAAAGCGTACAAGGCGACGATGAAGCAGCTCGACGCGGCGGTCGGCTTGGACAAGGTGCGCGCGTTCCACTTGAACGACAGCCTCAAGCCCCTCGGCTCGCGGGTTGACCGCCACGCGGCGATCGGTCGCGGCGAGATGGGCCTCGAGCCGTTCCGCAACCTGCTGAACGACCGCCGCTTCAAGAAAACGCCGATGTACATGGAGACGCCCAAGGGCGAAGAGGACGGCGAGGACCTTGATGTGATCAATCTGCGCACGCTGCGTGGGTTGATCAAGTAA
- the ndk gene encoding nucleoside-diphosphate kinase — protein MQRTLILLKPDCVQRRLMGEVISRFEAKGLNFVAMKLMRVTPELAKKHYAEHVEKEWYPTLELFITGAPVLAAVVEGLDVISVVRSMLGATSGLKAEPGTIRGDFSSSRQMNLVHGSDGPEAAEREIHLYFSQEELLDFEPTITPWVRASDEA, from the coding sequence ATGCAACGCACCCTGATCCTCCTGAAGCCCGACTGTGTCCAGCGTCGCCTGATGGGCGAGGTCATTTCGCGGTTCGAGGCGAAGGGCCTGAACTTCGTGGCGATGAAGCTGATGCGAGTCACGCCCGAGCTCGCCAAAAAGCATTACGCCGAGCACGTGGAGAAGGAGTGGTACCCGACTCTCGAGCTGTTCATCACCGGCGCGCCGGTGCTGGCCGCGGTGGTCGAGGGGCTCGACGTGATCTCGGTGGTCCGCAGCATGCTCGGCGCCACGAGCGGCCTGAAGGCCGAGCCGGGCACGATCCGCGGCGACTTCAGCTCGAGCCGCCAGATGAACCTGGTGCACGGCTCCGACGGCCCCGAGGCCGCCGAACGCGAGATCCATCTCTACTTCTCGCAAGAAGAGCTGCTCGACTTCGAGCCGACGATCACCCCCTGGGTCCGCGCCTCCGACGAGGCGTGA
- a CDS encoding sigma 54-interacting transcriptional regulator, translating into MTAPSDIASYLVIREGAKWTDVFRLVSGESITVGRAPTNTIVVKDERCSRHHAEVFQAAGDWVLRDLDSRNGTMVDDKRLTEDHRLSPGDIVLIGNTHLAFVDDLTKAFPDSQSVLRASQPVGPEPLDLAPGTSPDDESVLVEPAEGSQITHRREQSRYLEPTRDEDGEAAAAPKVGRAAAKLCRLAFELAKATDVVSLAEAALDGLFEACHVDAGAVMLRGLDSGGGRTLETLETEATRSLTAHRYQAISRFLASTVLRDGQGVLARNVMDDSQLGARDSSGDILATSVLCAPMRHEGKILGLIHLYSTDPNNPTDPDDLEFTIAVADTVAVAVANLDRREQLAENLDVVRGENLQLRERLGVQSEIVGGSEAMDRVAQEVSRAAPSRATVLIRGESGVGKELVARAVHFSSPRNKGPFVCLNCAALSEALLESELFGHEKGAFTGATERKIGKFESASDGTLMLDEIGEMSPSIQAKFLRVLEGHPFERVGGSEAIKVDVRVIAATNRDLEREVAEGEFRRDLYFRLHVLEIIVPPLRKRPEDVPILARHFLERFNAETGRKLRGFSDRAMEAMLTYRWPGNVREMKNVIERAVVLTRGDMIEADDLVLSTLKTAGDTEAGLPPMAVGVNEGAPLSEVERRHILATLKANNWNKSRTASILGIERSTLDRKIRRYELTAESKAS; encoded by the coding sequence ATGACTGCTCCCAGCGACATCGCCAGCTATCTCGTCATCCGCGAGGGGGCGAAGTGGACCGACGTTTTTCGCTTGGTGAGCGGCGAGTCGATCACGGTCGGCCGGGCGCCGACCAACACGATTGTGGTGAAAGACGAGCGTTGCAGCCGCCACCACGCCGAGGTCTTCCAGGCCGCCGGCGACTGGGTGCTCCGCGACCTCGATAGCCGCAACGGCACGATGGTCGACGACAAGCGTCTGACCGAAGACCACCGGCTGTCGCCGGGCGACATCGTGCTCATCGGCAACACCCACCTGGCGTTTGTCGACGACCTCACCAAGGCGTTCCCCGATTCGCAGAGCGTGCTCCGCGCCTCGCAGCCAGTGGGGCCCGAGCCGCTCGACCTGGCGCCCGGCACGTCGCCCGACGACGAGAGCGTGCTGGTCGAGCCGGCTGAGGGATCGCAGATCACCCACCGCCGCGAGCAGAGCCGCTACCTCGAGCCGACCCGCGACGAAGACGGCGAAGCCGCCGCGGCGCCGAAAGTCGGTCGCGCCGCGGCCAAGCTCTGTCGGCTCGCGTTCGAACTTGCCAAGGCGACCGACGTCGTCTCGCTCGCCGAGGCGGCGCTCGACGGGTTGTTCGAGGCGTGCCACGTCGACGCCGGGGCGGTCATGCTGCGCGGGCTCGACTCGGGCGGCGGTCGGACACTCGAAACACTCGAGACCGAAGCCACCCGGAGCCTCACCGCTCACCGCTACCAAGCGATCTCGCGGTTCCTGGCCTCCACCGTGTTGCGCGACGGCCAGGGGGTTTTGGCCCGCAACGTGATGGACGACAGCCAGCTGGGGGCACGCGACTCGAGCGGCGACATCCTCGCCACCAGCGTGCTCTGCGCCCCGATGCGGCACGAAGGAAAAATCCTCGGCCTGATCCACCTCTACTCGACCGACCCCAACAACCCCACCGACCCCGACGACTTGGAGTTCACCATCGCGGTGGCCGACACCGTAGCCGTTGCGGTGGCGAACCTCGACCGCCGCGAGCAGCTCGCCGAGAACCTCGACGTGGTCCGCGGCGAGAACCTGCAGCTGCGCGAACGGCTGGGCGTGCAGAGCGAGATTGTCGGCGGCAGCGAGGCGATGGATCGCGTGGCGCAAGAAGTGTCGCGCGCCGCCCCGAGCCGCGCCACGGTGCTCATCCGAGGCGAGAGCGGTGTGGGCAAAGAGCTCGTGGCTCGCGCGGTGCACTTCTCCAGCCCACGCAACAAAGGCCCGTTTGTTTGCCTCAACTGCGCGGCCCTCTCCGAGGCTCTGCTCGAGAGCGAGCTGTTCGGCCACGAGAAGGGCGCCTTCACCGGCGCGACGGAGAGGAAGATCGGCAAGTTCGAGTCCGCCAGCGACGGCACGCTGATGCTCGACGAGATCGGCGAGATGAGCCCTTCGATCCAGGCCAAATTCCTCCGCGTGCTCGAGGGGCACCCGTTCGAGCGTGTCGGCGGCAGCGAGGCGATCAAGGTCGACGTGCGCGTGATCGCCGCCACGAACCGCGACCTGGAGCGCGAGGTGGCCGAGGGCGAGTTCCGCCGCGACCTCTACTTCCGGCTCCACGTGCTGGAGATCATCGTCCCGCCGCTCCGCAAGCGGCCCGAGGACGTGCCGATCCTCGCCCGCCACTTCCTCGAGCGTTTCAACGCCGAGACCGGCCGCAAGCTGCGTGGCTTCTCCGACCGCGCCATGGAGGCGATGCTCACCTACCGCTGGCCCGGCAACGTGCGCGAGATGAAGAACGTGATCGAGCGCGCCGTGGTGCTCACCCGCGGCGACATGATCGAGGCGGACGACCTCGTGCTCTCCACGCTCAAGACGGCGGGCGACACCGAGGCGGGCCTGCCGCCGATGGCCGTGGGCGTGAACGAAGGGGCGCCGCTCTCCGAAGTCGAACGCCGCCACATCCTCGCCACGCTCAAGGCCAACAACTGGAACAAGAGCCGCACCGCCTCGATCCTCGGCATCGAGCGCTCGACGCTCGACCGCAAGATCCGCCGCTACGAGCTCACGGCCGAGAGCAAAGCGTCTTGA
- a CDS encoding DUF1598 domain-containing protein: MHLKFYCGWALLAALAVALAPASATAQLVTQQAPAVGGVSINPEGVLSAPEVADNDQLRATWQAGLAAAPADLEPYNDLRFVSLKGLEQRVAEASEQGNDIPDDVRYLAGLLRVKHVLVYPKQGDIVLAGPAEGWKADRLGNVVGATTNRPVLTLDDLMVALRTMEDTNGQGMSCSIDPTQEGLKRVQRLQNRLTSDISPKKAAGAVERALGEQTVSVSGVPATSRFARTMVAADFRMKRLAMGLEEAPIGGLPSYLTLLEGRGAQESMLPRWWMAANYEPMLRDEEGLAWEIRGQGVKCMTENDFVSADGERSRSGKSGTVAQQWADRFTEGFEELADHDSSFGRLRNAMDMAVATALVAKEDLLTLVGLSLPNLMGDAETEQYPAPKSVATEASFMRMGSRWVITASGGVQFYPWLVADQAETSADVAAVRSAGAEQLGGNWWWQ, encoded by the coding sequence ATGCATTTGAAGTTCTACTGCGGTTGGGCTTTGTTGGCGGCTTTGGCCGTGGCGTTGGCGCCAGCTTCGGCAACAGCGCAGCTTGTCACTCAGCAAGCGCCCGCCGTGGGCGGCGTGTCGATCAACCCCGAGGGTGTGCTCTCGGCGCCCGAGGTGGCCGACAACGACCAGCTGCGCGCGACTTGGCAGGCCGGCTTGGCGGCGGCGCCGGCCGACCTGGAGCCTTACAACGACCTGCGGTTCGTTTCGCTCAAAGGTCTTGAGCAGCGTGTCGCCGAGGCCAGCGAGCAAGGCAACGACATCCCCGATGACGTGCGTTACCTTGCGGGCCTGCTGCGTGTGAAGCACGTGCTCGTCTATCCCAAGCAGGGCGACATCGTTCTGGCCGGCCCCGCCGAAGGCTGGAAGGCCGACCGGCTCGGCAACGTGGTTGGCGCCACGACCAACCGGCCGGTGCTCACGCTCGACGACCTGATGGTCGCGCTGCGGACGATGGAAGACACGAACGGCCAAGGCATGAGCTGCTCGATCGATCCGACCCAAGAGGGACTGAAGCGGGTTCAGCGTTTGCAGAACCGTCTCACCAGCGACATTAGCCCCAAAAAGGCGGCCGGAGCCGTTGAGCGGGCGCTCGGCGAGCAAACCGTGAGCGTGAGCGGCGTGCCGGCCACGAGCCGCTTTGCCCGCACGATGGTGGCGGCCGACTTCCGCATGAAGCGGCTGGCGATGGGCCTCGAGGAGGCCCCGATCGGCGGCCTGCCGAGCTACCTCACCCTGCTCGAGGGCCGTGGCGCCCAGGAGAGCATGCTGCCCCGCTGGTGGATGGCGGCCAACTACGAGCCGATGCTCCGCGACGAGGAGGGCCTCGCCTGGGAGATCCGCGGACAAGGCGTTAAGTGCATGACCGAGAACGACTTCGTTAGCGCCGACGGCGAGCGGAGCCGCTCGGGCAAGTCGGGCACGGTCGCCCAGCAATGGGCCGATCGTTTTACCGAAGGCTTCGAAGAGCTCGCCGACCACGACTCTTCCTTTGGCCGGCTCCGCAACGCGATGGACATGGCCGTCGCCACGGCCCTGGTAGCCAAGGAAGACCTGCTCACGCTGGTTGGCCTGTCGCTGCCGAACCTGATGGGCGACGCCGAAACCGAGCAATACCCGGCCCCCAAGTCGGTCGCCACCGAGGCGAGCTTCATGCGGATGGGATCGCGCTGGGTGATCACCGCCTCGGGCGGTGTGCAGTTCTACCCCTGGCTGGTGGCCGATCAGGCCGAGACCTCGGCCGACGTCGCCGCGGTCCGCTCGGCCGGCGCCGAGCAACTCGGCGGCAACTGGTGGTGGCAGTGA
- a CDS encoding DUF6268 family outer membrane beta-barrel protein, translating to MSPSPHYLTDDVAYYTSGKDGPTQYFDPSVYPTTFAPGPPSLGQYCCPSEPQIKMPRGRPGMFQRFQWTGEWFPAIDGDPSALGVSSLGASVMLGAPLPFTDGHLLITPRYEVNYFEGPTVTDMPPRTHEAAVEFGHIRLLSPRWMLNLSTSIGVYGDDHSLDSGDALRITGRAIGIYQATHEWQWIVGVVYLDRDDVPILPALGAVYKSGGFKADLLFPRPKLTWELGGDSRVYLGGEFGGGSWAVARTGTGLTERADLLSYQLFAGVEQGVKGGWNRRIEAGYAFGRELEYAESGTVFELDDTLFVRSGVTY from the coding sequence GTGTCGCCAAGCCCGCACTACCTGACCGACGACGTGGCCTATTACACGTCTGGCAAGGACGGGCCGACGCAATACTTCGATCCGTCGGTCTACCCCACGACCTTCGCACCCGGGCCGCCCTCGCTGGGCCAGTACTGCTGCCCCAGCGAGCCGCAGATCAAGATGCCCCGCGGTCGGCCGGGGATGTTCCAGCGTTTCCAGTGGACCGGTGAGTGGTTCCCCGCCATCGACGGTGATCCTTCGGCCCTGGGCGTCTCGAGCCTGGGGGCGAGCGTGATGCTCGGAGCCCCGCTGCCGTTTACCGACGGGCACCTGCTGATCACCCCACGCTACGAGGTGAATTACTTCGAAGGGCCCACGGTGACCGACATGCCGCCCCGCACTCACGAGGCGGCGGTCGAATTCGGCCACATCCGCTTGCTGTCGCCGCGGTGGATGCTCAACCTCAGCACCTCGATCGGCGTGTACGGCGACGACCACAGCCTCGATTCGGGCGACGCGCTGCGCATCACAGGACGGGCGATCGGCATCTACCAGGCGACGCACGAGTGGCAGTGGATCGTCGGCGTGGTCTACCTCGACCGCGACGACGTGCCGATCCTTCCCGCCTTGGGCGCCGTCTACAAGAGCGGCGGCTTCAAGGCCGACCTGCTCTTCCCGCGGCCGAAGCTCACCTGGGAGCTCGGCGGCGACAGCAGGGTCTATTTGGGCGGCGAGTTTGGCGGCGGCTCTTGGGCCGTCGCCCGCACGGGCACGGGCCTCACCGAGCGGGCCGACCTGCTGAGCTACCAGCTCTTTGCCGGCGTTGAGCAGGGGGTCAAGGGAGGCTGGAACCGCCGCATCGAAGCCGGCTACGCCTTCGGCCGCGAGCTCGAGTACGCCGAGAGCGGAACGGTCTTCGAGCTCGACGACACGCTCTTCGTCAGAAGCGGCGTGACGTACTGA
- the vsr gene encoding DNA mismatch endonuclease Vsr, whose product MAAATESPSPQRSRTMAAVKSRDTGPELAMAAALRAAKVRFRRDVKSLPGRPDFVIPAARLVVFVHGCWWHAHPCPRGDRPAKTNAAYWEAKIDRNRRRDRRVARELRALGYSVWTVWECQLRKHGVPLRLIRAIERRSD is encoded by the coding sequence GTGGCCGCTGCGACTGAGTCGCCCTCTCCCCAGCGCAGCCGCACGATGGCGGCAGTCAAGAGCCGCGACACGGGACCCGAGTTGGCCATGGCCGCCGCACTGCGCGCCGCCAAGGTTCGCTTTCGGCGCGACGTGAAGTCGCTCCCCGGGCGGCCCGACTTCGTGATCCCCGCCGCGCGGCTTGTGGTGTTTGTCCACGGCTGCTGGTGGCACGCCCACCCATGCCCCCGCGGCGACCGGCCCGCCAAGACCAACGCCGCCTACTGGGAGGCGAAGATCGATCGCAACCGCCGCCGCGATCGGCGCGTGGCCCGTGAGCTTCGGGCGTTGGGCTACTCGGTCTGGACCGTCTGGGAGTGCCAGCTTCGCAAGCATGGCGTTCCGCTGCGACTGATCCGAGCCATCGAACGGCGCAGCGATTAA
- a CDS encoding vitamin K epoxide reductase family protein, which translates to MHESPNPSPLLVWPLRLLSLVAAGLSVFLFLSTGDGPVAGCDFSAFDCHSALASRWSSWLGLSVALGGALCYAAVFVASWLAPADNASLSSLGWRVLEAATPVAVGAALWFIGLQAFVLEGYCLYCLMAHAAGVTALLLAFFLRRSLASEESSAQGPMVAPVVSPLSGSPMPLVATEPAGPPRLGWPSLLGVVALTALVGGQILLPPKMSRTEIAELDESIDLTEAPAAETRTANKAVAPAEQQMDETPPADETAESPAPAPVAETPRVEEKTHGRRKNGSRVAEFLGGKLRIDTYKYPILGSPEAPHVVVEMMDYSCSHCRAVYPKLIEAQRRFGGDVAILILPVPTEILCNPYVKQANRKSRGSCKLAKLAVAFARLEPEHFEKLHSFMLRDEEKPSYTEALIEAQTMADRDRLSAETRLQEIPLIVQRNIELWVALRRRQDVGLPLQIYGDAITSGDGASVEEICELWSKQFGVEPTRGGRRKGSPLGDQLLDAQPLDAQPFDTQTNGSDLPF; encoded by the coding sequence ATGCACGAGAGCCCGAATCCCAGCCCGCTGCTCGTTTGGCCCCTGCGGCTGCTATCACTCGTGGCGGCGGGGCTTTCGGTGTTCCTTTTCCTGTCGACCGGCGATGGCCCCGTGGCGGGCTGCGACTTCTCGGCCTTTGACTGCCACTCGGCCTTGGCGAGCCGGTGGTCGAGTTGGCTCGGCTTGTCGGTCGCCCTGGGCGGGGCCCTCTGCTACGCGGCCGTTTTCGTGGCGTCGTGGTTGGCGCCCGCGGACAACGCATCCTTGTCGTCTCTTGGCTGGCGGGTGCTCGAGGCGGCGACCCCGGTCGCCGTGGGCGCCGCGCTGTGGTTCATTGGCTTGCAGGCGTTCGTCCTGGAGGGGTACTGCCTGTACTGCCTGATGGCCCACGCCGCCGGGGTGACCGCACTCCTGCTCGCGTTTTTCCTGCGGCGGTCGCTGGCGTCTGAAGAGTCCAGCGCCCAGGGCCCAATGGTTGCGCCGGTCGTTTCTCCGCTGAGCGGTTCGCCGATGCCGCTGGTCGCCACGGAGCCCGCGGGACCGCCCCGTCTCGGCTGGCCGAGCCTGCTGGGCGTCGTCGCCCTGACGGCGCTCGTCGGCGGTCAGATCCTGTTGCCGCCCAAGATGTCTCGCACCGAGATCGCGGAGCTCGACGAATCGATCGACCTGACCGAGGCCCCCGCGGCCGAAACCCGCACCGCCAACAAGGCGGTCGCCCCGGCCGAGCAGCAGATGGACGAAACGCCTCCGGCCGACGAGACTGCCGAGAGCCCAGCCCCGGCGCCCGTTGCCGAGACGCCTCGCGTCGAAGAGAAGACCCACGGTCGCCGCAAAAACGGCTCACGCGTCGCCGAGTTTTTGGGCGGCAAACTGCGGATCGATACGTACAAGTACCCGATCCTCGGCTCGCCCGAGGCGCCGCACGTTGTGGTCGAGATGATGGACTACTCCTGCAGCCACTGCCGCGCGGTGTACCCCAAGCTGATCGAAGCGCAGCGGCGGTTCGGCGGCGACGTGGCGATCTTGATCCTCCCGGTGCCGACCGAGATCTTGTGCAACCCTTATGTCAAGCAGGCGAATCGGAAGTCGCGCGGCTCCTGCAAGCTCGCCAAGCTGGCGGTGGCTTTCGCACGTCTTGAGCCGGAGCACTTCGAGAAGCTGCACAGCTTCATGCTGCGGGACGAGGAGAAGCCGAGCTACACCGAGGCGCTGATCGAGGCGCAAACGATGGCCGACCGCGACCGGCTGAGCGCTGAAACGCGTCTCCAAGAGATCCCGTTAATCGTTCAGCGCAACATCGAGCTGTGGGTCGCGTTGCGACGCCGGCAAGACGTCGGTCTGCCGCTGCAGATCTACGGCGACGCGATCACCTCGGGTGACGGCGCGTCGGTCGAGGAGATCTGCGAGCTTTGGAGCAAGCAGTTCGGCGTGGAGCCCACACGCGGCGGCCGCCGCAAGGGATCGCCGTTAGGCGATCAACTGCTCGACGCCCAGCCTTTGGACGCCCAGCCATTCGACACGCAGACCAATGGCTCGGACTTACCCTTCTAG
- a CDS encoding phytanoyl-CoA dioxygenase family protein: protein MNLHPKVRPLWQRVPLCAGLAGLAAYKALRLPTSILPRDIKAIVRNWDFEMFGKIIGSGLTSAFIDQPCYFKAPAKIEPKAEVAPEYRMSPEQLSSFYERGFVGPFDVFTPAQMQDFKHDLLAIEGRPSATYGFTTPRDRHLEMPRLWNYMRSPAVTERIAQILGPDLNCWRSQIFYKGPGSPAIQWHQASTFMVEDYQDPAIFPEDRSEIFQITAWIAVDDSTTENGCLRFAARSHDRVRPILFGGNEGFYNAAFRLDFDESEAEVVEVPCRAGQMVLFTERCIHGSAPNTTDRHRLAFNMRVTPTNIAVYPNKKHYRSVYNGGKYVLDKWGVCSLRGEDRHGLSKTVSPEQLERDGAVAPLKRAA from the coding sequence ATGAACCTCCACCCGAAGGTGCGTCCGCTCTGGCAACGCGTGCCGTTGTGCGCCGGCCTGGCTGGCTTGGCCGCCTACAAGGCGTTGCGGCTGCCGACATCGATCCTGCCGCGAGACATCAAGGCGATTGTCCGCAACTGGGACTTCGAGATGTTCGGCAAGATCATCGGCTCCGGGCTGACGAGCGCGTTCATCGACCAGCCTTGCTACTTCAAGGCGCCCGCCAAGATCGAGCCCAAGGCCGAGGTGGCGCCCGAGTACCGCATGTCTCCCGAGCAGCTCAGCTCGTTCTACGAGCGCGGCTTCGTCGGCCCGTTCGACGTGTTCACCCCCGCCCAGATGCAGGACTTCAAGCACGACCTGCTGGCGATCGAGGGTCGCCCCTCGGCGACCTACGGATTCACCACGCCGCGTGACCGGCACCTCGAGATGCCGCGGCTTTGGAACTACATGCGGAGCCCGGCGGTCACGGAACGGATCGCGCAGATCTTGGGGCCCGACCTGAACTGCTGGCGGTCGCAGATCTTCTACAAGGGCCCCGGTTCGCCCGCCATCCAGTGGCACCAGGCGAGCACGTTCATGGTCGAGGACTACCAAGACCCGGCGATCTTCCCCGAGGACCGCAGCGAGATCTTCCAGATCACGGCGTGGATTGCGGTGGACGACTCGACAACCGAGAACGGCTGCCTCCGCTTTGCCGCCCGCTCGCACGACCGAGTCCGCCCGATCTTGTTCGGCGGCAACGAGGGCTTCTACAACGCCGCCTTCCGTCTCGATTTCGACGAATCCGAAGCCGAAGTGGTCGAGGTCCCCTGCCGTGCGGGCCAGATGGTGCTCTTCACCGAACGCTGCATCCACGGCTCGGCGCCGAACACGACCGACCGCCACCGCTTGGCGTTCAACATGCGAGTGACGCCGACCAACATCGCGGTTTACCCGAACAAGAAGCACTACCGCTCGGTCTACAACGGCGGCAAGTACGTGCTCGACAAGTGGGGCGTTTGCTCGCTGCGGGGCGAGGACCGCCATGGGCTGAGCAAGACGGTATCGCCCGAGCAACTCGAGCGAGACGGCGCCGTCGCGCCGCTCAAGCGGGCCGCCTGA